A genomic segment from Methanoplanus limicola DSM 2279 encodes:
- the moaC gene encoding cyclic pyranopterin monophosphate synthase MoaC, which produces MPEFTHIENDRASMVDISEKKDVSRQATAGGRIYLRPETLDAIKNGDVIKGNVLATARVAGIMAAKHTSNLIPMCHPIPVSSVSVDFEFGEDESYIEAKCTAKTFGRTGIEMEALTGVSVALLTVWDMVKSAEKDEDGQYPETGIEDVHVIEKIKG; this is translated from the coding sequence ATGCCTGAATTTACACACATAGAAAACGATCGTGCAAGCATGGTCGATATATCGGAGAAGAAGGACGTATCAAGGCAGGCAACAGCCGGCGGCAGGATATACCTCCGGCCTGAAACTCTTGATGCTATAAAGAACGGGGATGTCATAAAGGGCAATGTCCTTGCCACAGCAAGGGTCGCCGGTATTATGGCGGCCAAGCATACATCAAACCTGATTCCTATGTGCCACCCGATTCCGGTAAGCTCGGTCTCGGTTGATTTTGAATTTGGTGAGGATGAGAGCTATATCGAGGCGAAGTGCACTGCAAAGACATTCGGACGGACTGGTATTGAGATGGAGGCCCTCACCGGAGTTTCAGTCGCGCTTCTGACAGTCTGGGATATGGTAAAATCCGCTGAAAAAGATGAGGACGGACAGTATCCTGAAACCGGAATTGAGGACGTTCACGTAATTGAGAAGATTAAGGGCTGA
- a CDS encoding 50S ribosomal protein L15e — MSKSMYSYVRDAWKRPDKSEVKDLLWHRMQDWRREGSIVRINRPTRIDRARTLGYRAKQGIIVVRVKVRRGGRRVPRYIRGRRTNRMGMRRRTAGKSIQRIAEERASVRYVNMEVLNSYWVGQDGRAKWYEVILVDGHHPAIKNDPHLSWMADSVHRGRAERGKTSAGVKGRGMGKRGKGTEKTRPSIRSNENKGK, encoded by the coding sequence ATGTCAAAATCTATGTATTCATACGTTCGTGACGCATGGAAGCGTCCGGACAAATCGGAAGTTAAAGATCTTCTCTGGCACAGGATGCAGGACTGGCGCAGAGAAGGCAGTATCGTTCGTATTAACCGCCCAACCAGGATTGACCGTGCACGCACTCTTGGGTACCGTGCAAAGCAGGGTATCATCGTAGTCCGTGTGAAGGTACGCCGTGGTGGCCGCAGAGTTCCGCGTTATATCCGCGGACGCCGTACTAACCGTATGGGTATGCGCCGCCGCACTGCCGGCAAGAGCATCCAGAGAATCGCTGAAGAGCGTGCATCGGTCCGCTATGTCAACATGGAAGTTCTCAACTCCTACTGGGTAGGTCAGGACGGAAGAGCAAAGTGGTATGAAGTCATTCTTGTTGACGGACATCACCCGGCGATCAAAAACGATCCGCATCTCTCATGGATGGCAGACTCTGTTCACAGGGGACGTGCTGAGCGTGGTAAGACCAGCGCCGGTGTTAAGGGACGTGGAATGGGTAAAAGAGGCAAGGGAACTGAAAAGACCCGCCCGAGTATCCGTTCCAACGAGAACAAAGGGAAATAA
- a CDS encoding RNase P subunit p30 family protein, with protein sequence MLYSDACVYPYPSGDSSVRRMALEGRYLGYGRLVCMDCETSGEFYGVSLLKGCLICSSGFNDFRKILKKECRGCDIIAAYAGDASFNRSVISSGKVNILKGIERCERRSFDDVSARYAAEKGVAVDIDLSAIIRKSGFLRQKTLTMYGDILKFSRKYGFMLSVSSGARSYPEMKGIREVENICSLFGMTTDEVRQSLTSVERILNPAESVEVISA encoded by the coding sequence ATGTTATATTCTGACGCCTGCGTATATCCGTACCCTTCCGGAGATTCGAGTGTCCGCAGGATGGCGCTTGAGGGCCGTTATCTCGGGTACGGGCGTCTGGTCTGTATGGACTGTGAAACTTCAGGGGAGTTTTACGGTGTATCTCTCCTGAAAGGCTGCCTTATCTGCTCTTCCGGGTTTAACGACTTCCGGAAAATCCTGAAGAAGGAGTGCAGGGGTTGTGATATCATTGCCGCATATGCAGGTGATGCCTCTTTTAACAGATCCGTCATCTCATCCGGGAAGGTAAATATTTTAAAAGGAATTGAGAGATGCGAGAGGAGATCTTTTGATGATGTATCTGCAAGATATGCTGCTGAGAAGGGTGTGGCAGTGGATATTGACCTGTCTGCAATAATCAGAAAATCCGGATTTTTAAGGCAGAAGACACTGACGATGTATGGGGACATACTGAAATTTTCACGGAAATACGGCTTTATGCTCTCTGTCTCATCCGGCGCCCGTTCATATCCGGAGATGAAAGGTATCCGTGAAGTGGAGAATATCTGTTCACTCTTTGGCATGACTACGGATGAGGTGAGGCAGTCTCTCACGTCTGTTGAAAGGATTTTAAATCCGGCGGAGAGTGTAGAGGTGATCTCTGCATGA